The Nomia melanderi isolate GNS246 chromosome 13, iyNomMela1, whole genome shotgun sequence sequence catgaaacataaattttgaCTAAGGTATTGGTTTGTTCTTATAGCAACTGGAAGAAGTAAGGCAAGTTGGCAGTTTCAAAAAGGGAACAATGATTAAAGGCCACAATGTAGCTGACATTGTAGTGATTCTGAAGACATTGCCCACTAAAACAGCAGTAGAGGCACTGGGTACAAAAGTAAACAATGACCTGAAGGCTGTTAATCCAAAGGAAATGTTCAGACTTACCCAAACAGAGCGCGGTTTCGATATTGGTAACAATGAAGCAACCGTGCGTGTATTGATCACTACATTACACCAAAATCTACGAAAATTGGAGTCAGATCAGCATCTAGATGTTAAAATATGCCAAGGCCATCTTGCAGCGATAAGACATTCCCGTTGGTTCGAAGAAAATGCACACCATTCCAGTATAAAAGTTTTAATCAGATTACTCAGAGATCTAAGAAGTAGATTCGAGGGTCTAGAGCCATTATCACCTTGGATGTTAGACTTACTGGCGCATAATGCAATTATGAACAATCCTAGCAGACAAGCACTGCCGATAAATCAAGCATACAAGAGAGTACTTCAGTTACTTGCTTCTGGACTGTTTCTTCCAGGATCTGCTGGTGAGATTCATTATTCTTTCATggtatttttacataaaatatagatcatatattttatataacatatcAACTTATTTAGGTATCTCCGATCCATGCGAAGGTGGTAACATTCGCGTGCACACAGCCATGACATTGGAGCAACAAGACTTGGTGTGTCTCACCGCTCAAACGTTGTTGCGTGTACTGGCTCACGGCGGCTACAGACCCTTACTCGAGGGCACTAACAAACTCGCCGTAGAAATGAGTGTGTGGGCGGGTGGTGTAGTCGCCAGTCCTCTGGACAAGGCGTACGAGCCGC is a genomic window containing:
- the LOC116431407 gene encoding interleukin enhancer-binding factor 2 homolog isoform X2 — its product is MVRGGRGGMIRGGRGGMGRGMGFPRKQFLPRLPFDYTLCEAAFPRVKTAPDESDFQMALLKKNSDMCPTPKEQTSILNLVTKLQSVLDNLIVAPGSFEACQLEEVRQVGSFKKGTMIKGHNVADIVVILKTLPTKTAVEALGTKVNNDLKAVNPKEMFRLTQTERGFDIGNNEATVRVLITTLHQNLRKLESDQHLDVKICQGHLAAIRHSRWFEENAHHSSIKVLIRLLRDLRSRFEGLEPLSPWMLDLLAHNAIMNNPSRQALPINQAYKRVLQLLASGLFLPGSAGISDPCEGGNIRVHTAMTLEQQDLVCLTAQTLLRVLAHGGYRPLLEGTNKLAVEMSVWAGGVVASPLDKAYEPPTEQEQQEDMDESNEEMITESA
- the LOC116431407 gene encoding interleukin enhancer-binding factor 2 homolog isoform X1; this translates as MMPPKWYKMVRGGRGGMIRGGRGGMGRGMGFPRKQFLPRLPFDYTLCEAAFPRVKTAPDESDFQMALLKKNSDMCPTPKEQTSILNLVTKLQSVLDNLIVAPGSFEACQLEEVRQVGSFKKGTMIKGHNVADIVVILKTLPTKTAVEALGTKVNNDLKAVNPKEMFRLTQTERGFDIGNNEATVRVLITTLHQNLRKLESDQHLDVKICQGHLAAIRHSRWFEENAHHSSIKVLIRLLRDLRSRFEGLEPLSPWMLDLLAHNAIMNNPSRQALPINQAYKRVLQLLASGLFLPGSAGISDPCEGGNIRVHTAMTLEQQDLVCLTAQTLLRVLAHGGYRPLLEGTNKLAVEMSVWAGGVVASPLDKAYEPPTEQEQQEDMDESNEEMITESA